The Bradyrhizobium oligotrophicum S58 genome contains the following window.
CGACGTTCTCGCGCACCGTCTTCCAGGGAAACAGCGAATATTGCTGAAACACCATGCCGCGTTCGGCGCTCGGCCCGGTCACGGCGTTGCCGTCGACCGTTACGACGCCGCTGGTCGGCTCGAGGAAGCCCGCCACGGCGTTGAGCAGCGTCGACTTGCCGCAGCCCGAGGGGCCGATGATCGAGACGAACTCGCCAGGCTCGACATGGATCTGGGTGTCGGTGACGGCCTCGACCGCGCCGTCGATGGTCTCGTAGCTCAGGGCGAAGTTGCGGACCTCGATATGGCCCTGTCTCATATTCGCTGCGGCTTGGCTCATCGCGACCTCCAGGGCATCACCAACTGTCCGGCAGCGCGGATCACGAGGCTCGAGCCGAGCCCGAGCACGCCGATTGCGATCATGCCGAGCGCGATGTCGGCATATTGGACCAGCGAGTACGCCTCCCAGGTGAAGTAGCCGATGCCGAACTGTCCGGAGATCATCTCGGCCGCGATCAGCGACACCCATGCGACGCCCATGCCGACGGTGAGGCCGGTGAAGATGTGTGGCAGCGAGGCCGGGAAGTAGACCTCGCGGAAGATCGCGGTCTCCCGCGCCCCGAGGCATTTGGCGGCGCGTACGAGCACGGGATCGACCAGCGTCATGCCGTGCAGCGTGTTGAGCAGGATCGGGAAGAACGAGCCGAGGAAGGTGATGAACACGATGCTCTGTTCGTTGGTCGGCCACAGCATGATCGCCATCGGCACCCAGGCGATCGCGGGGATCGGGCGTAGCACCTCCGCGACAGGAAAGACGATCTCGTGCACCAGCCTGAAGCGGCCCATGATCAGTCCAAGCGGCACGCCGACGATCGCAGCCAGCGAGAACCCGATGAAGATCCGGCGGCAGCTGAGCAGGATGTGCATCAGGAATTTGGGATCATGGATCGCCTTGGTGAAGCTCGCATAGACCGCCAGCGGCGCCGGCACGTTGGTGAACTTCACGACGAAGACGACGCGGTAGGTCGTCAGCAGGTGCCAGGCGATCAGGAACATGAGCAACGATGCGGTGCCGATCAGCAAGGCGCGCAGCCTGTCCTGGTTGAGGCGAAACCAGCGCACCGCACGAGCGGAGAATTCCGGCCGGCTCGGCGGGATCGCGGCGCCAGGCGTGGCGGTTGCCGCGGCCTGGTCGGGCGACGCCATGAAAGCGGGGCTGCTCAAGTCTTGCCTCCCGTCACGGCCAGCTTCACGGCATCGTCCAGCCCCATCACCTTGCCGCCGATCTTGGCGGCATAGGCCTCGGCGTCCTTCTTCAGGAGGAACGGTGCGATCTCGCCATTGGCGGCGGCGAAGAAGGCCTGGTCGGCGAACAGCTTGATGCCGCGCGCCGTGTCGAAGACGTAGGCGACGTTGATCTTCTTGCCCTTGGCCTTGAGGTCGGCGTAGGCGCCGAGCGTGCAGGCCGCGCTGCTGAAGGCTGTGATGCCCTCGCCGTCGACCCAGACCTCGCCCGCCTTGCGCGGCTCGGTGATCGGCTTGTTGCAGAACTTGTCCTCGCCGGAGACCTCGTAGTTCGCTGTGCTGGCGAGATCCTTGTCGTAGTCGAGCTTCAATTCGGCATAGGCCTTGCGGATGTAGCTGTCGTCGACCCACTTCTTCGGATCGAACTCTTTCATGCGGCCGAGGCTCTGCAGCACCTTGACGTCGGTGGTGGCGGCATCCACCAGGGCCGGCTTGATCGTCGGATCGGTGGTCATGTTGCCGCCGGGGCCGAGGAAGATGTAGACCACCTCCTTGTTGATCCCGGTCCATTCCTGGATTTTTTCAGCCGCCGCCTTCGGATCCTGGCGCAGCCACTGGTTGGCGGCGATCACCGCCTTGATATAGGCGACGACGACCTCGGGATATTTCTCCGCGAAGTCGGTGCGGACCACGACACCGTGGAATGTCGGCAGGTTGGTCTGGACGCCGTCGAAGATCTTGCGCGCGAAGCCGCGGAACGGCAGCAGCTCCGCGAACGGCACGAAATCGGCGTGGGCGTCGATCTTCTTTTCCTGCAGGTTGGTCGAGCCGACCTCGGGCGTCTGGCTCACCAGTTGGAAGAAGTCTGCGGGATAGCCGCCGTCCTGGAGCGCCTTGAGGACCATGCCATGCGCCGCCGAGCCGAAGGGAACGCTGACCAGCTTGCCTTTGAGGTCGGAGAGTTCGTAGTAGGGCGAGTCCTTGTGAACGACGATGCCGTTGCCGGAGCCGGCGAGGCTATAGGCGGCGACCGCGATCAGCCGGCTCTTGCTCTCGGGATTGTTCTCGAAGGTGAAGCCGTTCACGATCAGCGGATAGTCGCCCATCATGCCGAACTGCAGCTTGTTCGCCATCATCCCGTTGGTGACGGGCGGACCCGAGGTGAAGTTCTGCCACTCGATCTCGAACTTGATGTTGGCGTATTTGCCGTCCTTGGGGAGATACTTCTCCAGCAGATGAAGCTGCCGCACGATGGTGCCGGCGGTCACCGTGTTGCTCGTGGTGTCCTGGGTACCTATCCCGATTGTGACCGTCTCTGCTGCGGCCGGTTGCGCCGCGATCCAGGACAGGCAGGTGACGGACAATAGCAGCGCGTGATAGCGGCGGACCATTCTCATCCCCGTTCGGTTGGATGGCTGATGGCGCCATGATGATTGCGGCGTCCGCGAGCGCAAATCCGGACTTCAGCAGCGGGTAGATTAGTTGCCGTCAAAATCCGGTTGCGTACTCCTTGGGCAATTTCGCTCATGACAGCCGCTTGCATGAGCAGGCCGCCTAGTCGACCGCCTGACCGCGCATCTCGTCCAGAAGATCGGGCCGGCAGACCACGATCTGCGAGCGCCGGGTCTGGACGATTCGCTTCTCCTGCATCCGCTTGAGGCTGATCGTCACCCACTGCCGCGTCGCGCCGACCATGTGGGCGATGTCGGCATGGGTAAACGCCGCGGCGATGACCTTGCCGTCGGGATCGTCCACGCCGTAGAGGTCGACCAGATGCAGCAGAAGATGCGCGAGCCGCTCGGTGATCGAACGCGTTCCCAGCATCTGCGCCAGGGCGGAGTAGCACTTGCCCTTGAAGCTCAATCCCTCGATCAGTCCGACCGCAAGGTTGGGCATCTCCGCGACCAGCGTTCGCAGTTCCCTGCCTGGAAGCTGAATGACGCTGGCATTGCTGGCGGCGACGCCCGACCATTGATGCACGCCGGTATCGAACACCTCCGGACCGCCGACGAAGTTGCCGACATGCCAGTAGGCCAACGTGATCTCACGGCCCTGTGGTGAGGTGTAGAACACCCGGATGCGGCCGCTCTCGACGAGAAAGATGCCGTCGTGCTTGGCGCCCTGACTGAACAGCGTCTGGCCGCGATTGAGCACCTTGCGGCGTCCCTGTTTGAGTACCTGCTCACGCTCGCGCAGGCTCAGCCTTTCGATCAGCGACGGTGGTCCGCCGATGGATTGCTGGCTTTCGGTCAGCAGCAGTGACGAACTGGTCACCGCGCGCGCCGATGGCGGCGGCGAGGGCACGGCGTCCGCAGCTGGTTTGGCCGCCTGCAGCAACATGTCTTGCCTCCGCATTGATCACACTGATCAGAAGCGGAGCAATGTTCGTGCCATCCGAGACGGCTGGCTGCAGCTCAGCTGCCGGCAAGTTCCGACAGGTATGATGTCGGATAAATGCCGCGATTGTGGCCGTCGGAAAACGCGATGTTCAGGCCGTAGCCGAGATCTCCGACCGCGACGATGCCGATCCCCGGGAATTGCGCGGGGAAGCGGCCGTCGAAGCGGGCCCGCTTGCAATGCGCGCACATGCAGGCCAGGCGCAGCCGTTCGGCCGATACCACGGCAGGAGCGCCGCTCGCACTCCGCAGCAGCAATGACGTGAGGTCGGGACTGACCTCGCCACCCGCGATGTCGGCTGCGATCATGTTGCCTCCTGGTTGTGCCAAGGCCCTCGAGTCATCTTGAGGCAAGCGGTTAGGGGCGCCCAGCAACTAATTGCCTGATCGGGGTGAATGTCGGCGCTCTCCATCGCCGGCCCTCGACAGCCGGGTTGGCAATCTTTGCAACTAATCGACCGGCGCGGCGCGTTCCAAATTGCCGAGCCGCGCCGTTTCCGCGACATCGTCGCCATCAACCGGCGCAAGGCGCGTTTCCGCGCCTCGAGGAGACGATGATGAGCGCTTTTCAGACCGCAACGGTGTTGTCGGTCCGGCACTGGACCGAGTCGCTGTTCAGCTTCACCGCCACCCGCGATCCCGGGTTCCGCTTCCAGAACGGCCAGTTCGCGATGATCGGGCTGGAGGTCGACGGCCGGCCGCTGATGCGCGCCTACAGCATGGCGAGCGCCAATCACGAGGAGGAGCTGGAGTTCTTCAGCATCAAGGTGGCGGACGGGCCGCTGACGTCACGGCTGCAAAAGATCAAGGAGGGCGATCGCATCCTGGTTGGGCGCAAGGCGACGGGGACACTGATCGCGGGCAACCTGATTTCCGGCAGGCGTCTGCTGCTGCTGTCGACCGGAACCGGTCTGGCGCCCTTCGCCAGCCTGATCAAGGATCCCGACATCTACGACACCTATGAGACCATCGTGCTCGCCCATGGCTGCCGCCATGTCTCGGAGCTGGCCTATGGCGAGCAGCTCATCGAGAGCCTGCACCGTCACGAGGTCTTCGGCCCGCTGGTCCGGGACCGGCTGCTCTATTATCCGACCGTCACGCGTGAGCCGTTCCGCAACCGCGGCCGCATCACCGACCTGATCGCATCGGGGCAGATGTTCGCCGACATCGGCGGCCCCGATCTCGACCTCGAGACCGACCGCGTCATGCTCTGCGGCAGCCCGGCGATGCTGGCCGAGCTCCAGGCCATGCTGCAAGACCGCGGCTTCGTCGAAGGCAACCACAGCACGCCCGGCCATTTCGTGGTCGAGAAGGCGTTCGTCGAGCGCTGACCGCGCCGTTTCGGGCAATTTCGCTCCGGCGACAACTAATTGCTATCGCCGGACGCGCCGCTGAACAACTCTGATCCGGACCGGTGGTTTTCCGGCCAAGCAGGAGCTTAGAATGGCAATGGATGAGATCGTCGACGGCCTCTCGGAGGTGTCCTGCGACGTGCTGGTGATCGGCGGCGGCACCGCCGGCCCGATGGCCGCCCTGAAGGCCAAGATGAAGAATCCGAAGGCCAACGTCGTTCTGCTGGAGAAGGCGAACGTCAAGCGCTCCGGCGCGATCTCGATGGGCATGGACGGCCTGAACAACGCGGTCATCCCCGGCTATGCGACGCCGGAGCAATATACCAAGGAGATCACGATCGCCAATGACGGCATCGTCGATCAGAAGGCGGTCTATAAATACGCCCAGAGCTGCTACGGGATCATCGAGGAGCTGGACAGCTTCGGCATCCGCTTTCTCAAGAACGAGAACGGCGACTATGCCGTCAAGAAGGTGCACCACATCGGCACCTACGTGCTGCCGATGCCGAACGGCGAGACCGTCAAGAAGGCGCTGTATCGCCAGCTGCGGCGGGCGCGCATCCTGATCTCCAACCGCTACATGGCGACGCGCCTGCTCAAATCGAGCGACGGCCGCATCGCCGGCGCGGTCAGCGTCAACACCCGCACCGCCGAGATTCTCGTGATCAAGGCCAAGGCGGTGATCCTGTGCATGGGCGCCGCCGGACGGCTCGGCCTGCCCACCTCCGGCTACATGTTCGGCACCTACGAGAACGCCGCCAATTCCGGCGACGGCTATGCGATGGCCTATCACGCCGGTGCTGCGCTCGCCAATCTCGAATGCTTCCAGATCAATCCGCTGATCAAGGACTATAACGGTCCGGCCTGCGCCTATGTCGCCGGTCCCTTTGGCGCCTACACCGCCAACAACGAGGACCGTCGCTTCATCGAATGCGACTATTGGTCGGGCCAGATGATGCTGGAATTCTACAATGAGCTGCTGTCGGGCAAGGGGCCGGTGTTCCTGCAGCTGAAGCATCTGCACGACAAGACGATCGAGGAGATCGAGACGACCCTGCACAAGGTCGAGCGTCCGACGCGCGGCCTGTTCCAGCAGGGCCGCGGCGTCGACTACCGCAAGGAGTCGATCGAGATGCACATCTCCGAGATAGGCTTCTGTTCCGGCCACAGCGCGTCGGGCGTGTTCGTCGACGACAACGCCCGCACCACCGTCCCCGGGCTCTATGCGGCCGGTGATATGGCCAGCGTACCGCACAACTACATGCTGGGCGCTTTCACCAACGGCTCGTTCGCCGGGCTCGACGCGATGGAGTTCGCCGACAATCATGATTTCGGCGACATCGATGCTGCCGAAATTGCCTTGGAGCGCGAGCGCGTGCTGGCGCCGACGAAGCGCGAGGATGGCATTCCGCCGAACCAGATCGAGTACAAGACGCGGCGGCTGGTCAACGACTATCTGCAGCCGCCGAAGGTGACGCGCAAATACGAGCTCGGCATGCGTCGGCTCGCCGAGGCCCGCGAAGACATGCAGGAGCGCATGATCGCGCGCAACGCGCACGAACTCCTCCGCGCGCTGGAGGTGCAGTCGATCATGGATTGCGCCGATATGGCGGCCCATGCCTCGTTGTTCCGCGAGGAGAGCCGCTGGGGGCTCTATCACTGGCGCACTGATTTCCCGGACAAGGACAACGAGAACTGGTTCTGCCACACGCTGCTGAGCAAGCAGGACGGCCGCATGACCAGCGAGAAGCGAGCGGTGCAGCCCTATGTCGTGCCGATCGCGGACGACGAGAAGGACCTTTACGACAAGCAGCGCATCCGCGCCACCGCCTGACGATCAGAAGGAGAACGAGACATGCCTCTTGCAACCTATCAGACGTCGGTTCCGGTCGTGGTCGACGACGCCAAATGCATTGCCGACAAGGGCTGCACGGTGTGCGTCGACGTCTGTCCGCTCGACGTGCTCAGGATCAGCGACATGACCGGCAAGGCCTTCATGGCCTATGACGAGTGCTGGTATTGCATGCCCTGCGAGGCGGATTGCCCGACCGGCGCCGTCACCGTCAACATTCCCTATCTGCTGAGGTGATCATGTCGAGCCCGTTCGAATCCTACGACGATCTCGACGACGCCGACGAGCGGCTCGGCGCCGCCGATCCGGCGGAGCGACGGGTCGCGATCATCGCGTTGGGACATTCCGGCGATGCCGCGGCGGTCGCACATCTCGCGAGGATGGTGACCGATCCCGACGCCGGCGTGCGCCAGCAGGTTGCGATGGCGCTCGGCGAGTTCGACGGGCCGGAGGCGGCCGAAGCGCTGGTGCAGCTGCTCGTCGATCCCGAGCGGATCGTCGCGTCGGCTGCCGCCGAGAGTCTCGCCGAGTTCAAGGATCCCGCGTCGGCCGACGCCATCCTGCCGCTGGTGAAACACGCCCATGCCTTCGTTCGCACGGGAGCGCTGCGCGCGCTGAAGGAGCTGCGGCGCAAGGATACGCTGAAGCCGGCGCTGGAGGCGCTGCAGGATCCGGATGCCGCGGTCCGCGTGCAGGCGATCGGCGTCATCGGCTTCCTCAAGCTGGAAGAGTCGATTCCCGCGCTGACGGCGCTGATCGGCGATCCCGACGCGCATGTCCGGCGCGCCGCAGTCAGCGCGCTCGCGTTCTCGCACATGAAGATCGCGGCCGAGACCATCACCCGGGCGCTCAAGGATTCCGACTGGATGGTGCGAGAGATGGCAGCCGAAACGCTCGGCCTCAACATCAATGGCGCGGTCGCGGCTGATCCGCTGATCCACTGCTTGGCGGACGAGTTCTGGCAGGTGCGGTTGAAGGCGATCCGCAGCCTCGGGCGAATGAAGATCCTGCATGCGGTGCGGCCGATCGGCCATTGCATCACCCATGAGCAGGCCAATCTGCGGAAGGAGGCGGCGGCTGCGCTCGGCGAGATCGCCGCGCTTGACGGCGAGCCGTTCCTCGCTTTGGTCGCCAACGATCTCGATCCGGACGTGCGCAAGAACGCGAGATGGGCGCTGCATCAGATCGCCGCGAGCAAGGCCCGGGCTGGCTCCTAGCAATCGCAAGGCCTTCCCAATTCGTCAGATGGCTGACGCTTTGTCGAATTCGTCGAGTGCGCTCCGAACCGATTCGACCAGATCGAGCGCCACTGGCGAAGGGCTGCGCTGCGGCGGAAACACCGCGGCGAATTCGAAATCGATGCGTGGGGTGAACGGCCGCATCTCGACGCCGCGGCCGTCGAACTCGCGCGCCGTGAACGGATCGCAGATCGCCACGCCGAGACCGGACGACACCATCCCGCACATGATCTCCGACAGCGTCGTCTCGACCCGCAGCACCCGTCTGATGTCCTCGCGATGAAAGATCTGGTCGATCAGATGCCGGCTGGTCGAGCCGGCCGAGAGTGAGATGAAGGTCTCGCCCTCGAAATCGCGCGGCACCAGGCTGGCCTTGGCGGCCAGCCGATGCCCGGTGGGCAGCACCGCGACGCGCGCGAGCGCCGGCAGCTTGATGCTCGGCAGGCCGGCATGCGCGATCGGCACTTCGGCGAAGCCGACGTCACATTGCGCGTTCAGCACCCAGTCGATCACGATCGGCGAGATCACGCCGAAGAAGGCGAGGTTGAGGTTCGGCCGCTCCTGCAGGAAGCCGCCGGCCAGTCGTGGCAGATATCCGTTCGACAGCGCGGGCAACGCTGCGATGC
Protein-coding sequences here:
- a CDS encoding ABC transporter permease, producing the protein MSSPAFMASPDQAAATATPGAAIPPSRPEFSARAVRWFRLNQDRLRALLIGTASLLMFLIAWHLLTTYRVVFVVKFTNVPAPLAVYASFTKAIHDPKFLMHILLSCRRIFIGFSLAAIVGVPLGLIMGRFRLVHEIVFPVAEVLRPIPAIAWVPMAIMLWPTNEQSIVFITFLGSFFPILLNTLHGMTLVDPVLVRAAKCLGARETAIFREVYFPASLPHIFTGLTVGMGVAWVSLIAAEMISGQFGIGYFTWEAYSLVQYADIALGMIAIGVLGLGSSLVIRAAGQLVMPWRSR
- a CDS encoding ferredoxin--NADP reductase codes for the protein MSAFQTATVLSVRHWTESLFSFTATRDPGFRFQNGQFAMIGLEVDGRPLMRAYSMASANHEEELEFFSIKVADGPLTSRLQKIKEGDRILVGRKATGTLIAGNLISGRRLLLLSTGTGLAPFASLIKDPDIYDTYETIVLAHGCRHVSELAYGEQLIESLHRHEVFGPLVRDRLLYYPTVTREPFRNRGRITDLIASGQMFADIGGPDLDLETDRVMLCGSPAMLAELQAMLQDRGFVEGNHSTPGHFVVEKAFVER
- a CDS encoding Crp/Fnr family transcriptional regulator gives rise to the protein MLLQAAKPAADAVPSPPPSARAVTSSSLLLTESQQSIGGPPSLIERLSLREREQVLKQGRRKVLNRGQTLFSQGAKHDGIFLVESGRIRVFYTSPQGREITLAYWHVGNFVGGPEVFDTGVHQWSGVAASNASVIQLPGRELRTLVAEMPNLAVGLIEGLSFKGKCYSALAQMLGTRSITERLAHLLLHLVDLYGVDDPDGKVIAAAFTHADIAHMVGATRQWVTISLKRMQEKRIVQTRRSQIVVCRPDLLDEMRGQAVD
- a CDS encoding HEAT repeat domain-containing protein, whose protein sequence is MSSPFESYDDLDDADERLGAADPAERRVAIIALGHSGDAAAVAHLARMVTDPDAGVRQQVAMALGEFDGPEAAEALVQLLVDPERIVASAAAESLAEFKDPASADAILPLVKHAHAFVRTGALRALKELRRKDTLKPALEALQDPDAAVRVQAIGVIGFLKLEESIPALTALIGDPDAHVRRAAVSALAFSHMKIAAETITRALKDSDWMVREMAAETLGLNINGAVAADPLIHCLADEFWQVRLKAIRSLGRMKILHAVRPIGHCITHEQANLRKEAAAALGEIAALDGEPFLALVANDLDPDVRKNARWALHQIAASKARAGS
- a CDS encoding ABC transporter substrate-binding protein → MVRRYHALLLSVTCLSWIAAQPAAAETVTIGIGTQDTTSNTVTAGTIVRQLHLLEKYLPKDGKYANIKFEIEWQNFTSGPPVTNGMMANKLQFGMMGDYPLIVNGFTFENNPESKSRLIAVAAYSLAGSGNGIVVHKDSPYYELSDLKGKLVSVPFGSAAHGMVLKALQDGGYPADFFQLVSQTPEVGSTNLQEKKIDAHADFVPFAELLPFRGFARKIFDGVQTNLPTFHGVVVRTDFAEKYPEVVVAYIKAVIAANQWLRQDPKAAAEKIQEWTGINKEVVYIFLGPGGNMTTDPTIKPALVDAATTDVKVLQSLGRMKEFDPKKWVDDSYIRKAYAELKLDYDKDLASTANYEVSGEDKFCNKPITEPRKAGEVWVDGEGITAFSSAACTLGAYADLKAKGKKINVAYVFDTARGIKLFADQAFFAAANGEIAPFLLKKDAEAYAAKIGGKVMGLDDAVKLAVTGGKT
- a CDS encoding fumarate reductase/succinate dehydrogenase flavoprotein subunit, with translation MAMDEIVDGLSEVSCDVLVIGGGTAGPMAALKAKMKNPKANVVLLEKANVKRSGAISMGMDGLNNAVIPGYATPEQYTKEITIANDGIVDQKAVYKYAQSCYGIIEELDSFGIRFLKNENGDYAVKKVHHIGTYVLPMPNGETVKKALYRQLRRARILISNRYMATRLLKSSDGRIAGAVSVNTRTAEILVIKAKAVILCMGAAGRLGLPTSGYMFGTYENAANSGDGYAMAYHAGAALANLECFQINPLIKDYNGPACAYVAGPFGAYTANNEDRRFIECDYWSGQMMLEFYNELLSGKGPVFLQLKHLHDKTIEEIETTLHKVERPTRGLFQQGRGVDYRKESIEMHISEIGFCSGHSASGVFVDDNARTTVPGLYAAGDMASVPHNYMLGAFTNGSFAGLDAMEFADNHDFGDIDAAEIALERERVLAPTKREDGIPPNQIEYKTRRLVNDYLQPPKVTRKYELGMRRLAEAREDMQERMIARNAHELLRALEVQSIMDCADMAAHASLFREESRWGLYHWRTDFPDKDNENWFCHTLLSKQDGRMTSEKRAVQPYVVPIADDEKDLYDKQRIRATA
- a CDS encoding gamma-butyrobetaine hydroxylase-like domain-containing protein; protein product: MIAADIAGGEVSPDLTSLLLRSASGAPAVVSAERLRLACMCAHCKRARFDGRFPAQFPGIGIVAVGDLGYGLNIAFSDGHNRGIYPTSYLSELAGS
- a CDS encoding LysR substrate-binding domain-containing protein encodes the protein MARINSRQVEAFRAMMLTGSVTEAAKLMAVTQPAVSRLLRDFQALLRMELFERRGTGLVPSAAATALYMEVERSFVGLDRITAAAEEIRGRRTGTLRIAALPALSNGYLPRLAGGFLQERPNLNLAFFGVISPIVIDWVLNAQCDVGFAEVPIAHAGLPSIKLPALARVAVLPTGHRLAAKASLVPRDFEGETFISLSAGSTSRHLIDQIFHREDIRRVLRVETTLSEIMCGMVSSGLGVAICDPFTAREFDGRGVEMRPFTPRIDFEFAAVFPPQRSPSPVALDLVESVRSALDEFDKASAI
- a CDS encoding 4Fe-4S dicluster domain-containing protein, whose product is MPLATYQTSVPVVVDDAKCIADKGCTVCVDVCPLDVLRISDMTGKAFMAYDECWYCMPCEADCPTGAVTVNIPYLLR